The window GACGAAGCCGCTACGCGGCAGACGAGTCACGAGCGAGCTTGTTTATCCATCATTAACATGTTGTAATCTCACGGCATACGGTAATAAGTAGAGAGTGGCGGAGCAAAGGCGAGGCCGCCGCATCAACTATTACCAAGGAGGTTACAATGAACACCACCATGCCACAAGATTCCCTCTTCAACAAGCAGTATCAGAAACACCTGAAATGCCTCAAACTGGGCGGTCTGCAGCCCAAGACCATCGACGCCTACGCCAGGGCGATCCGGCGTATCGGCAACTATTTCGATTGCAGGATTGACAACCTCAACTCCGGCCAGTTGCTCGACTATTTCACGGAACTCCTGGACACGCATTCCTGGAGCGCGGTCAAGCTCGACCTCTACGGCCTGAAGTTCTTCTATTCCGGGGTACTGAACAAACCCTGGGAAGATATCCCCCTGATCAAGCCTCCCAAGACATCCAGAATCCCTGACATCCTGTCCGTCGAGCAGACGGAGCAACTATTTGCCGCAACCAAAACCTTGAGCTACAAGGTCTTCTTTTTTACCTGCTACAGCATGGGCCTGCGCCTTGGCGAAGGCATTCGACTCACAGTCGGCGACATCGACGCAGGCAACATGCGGGTCCATATTCGTGATGCCAAGGGTAACAAGGACCGGCTGGTGCCGCTGCCAGACAAGACCTTGCGGGTGCTGCGGGAGTTCTGGGCCATGCACAAGCATCCCCGGTTCCTCTTCCCCAGCAGGAAAAGAGGTCTGAAAAATGCCCACCTGGTTGATTTGCCCCTGGACAGGGGCGGCATTCAAACCACCATGCAGACCGTTGTCCGGCAACTCGGCATAAAAAAAAATCTCATGCCACTCCCTGCGTCACAGCTATGCCACCCACATGCTGGAGGCCGGGGTTGATCTGCTTGAGCTGCAGCAGATCCTTGGCCATGTCAGCATCCTGACCACCGCCAGATACACCCACCTGACCTCCACCACGGCCAACAATGCGAGACTGGCCGTCAATTCCCTGGTCAACTCCCTGGACATCAGATGGGGAGGGCGTAAATAATGCTGCTCTCCACGATCATCAACAAGTTCAGGGACAGCTTCTTCCGCACCTACAACAAAAATCTCCTGTCAGGCCACATCAAGGCTCTGGAGTCCATGGCCCGATGCAGATACGAGCATGGACCGCACATGCTGGCCCGTTGTTCGGACCACCGGTGCGGCGAACGGATCTATATTCCCCATTCCTGCGGCCACAGAAACTGCCCCCATTGCCAGAACCATGAGAGCCGGCAGTGGCTGGAAAGCCAGCTTGACAAACGACTGCCGTGTCAATACTACCTGATCACCTTCACGCTGCCCGGGCAGATGCGGGATCTGGCGTGGAAACACCAGAAAACCGTTTACGCCCTGATGTTCAGGGCAGTACAGGACCTCCTGAAATCCTTCACCAATAACGACAAAAAACTCGGCGGATCAGCGGGATTCACCGCCATCCTCCACACCCATTCCAGAACCCTGGACTATCATCCGCACATCCACGTTGTCATGCCCGGAGCAAGCATCAACCCGCAAACCGGGCTGTGGAAGGAAAAATCCGGGAAATATCTCTTCAGCCACAAGGCCATGGCCAAGGTCTTTCGGGCGAAGCTGCTCCAGACCCTGGTCGAAAACAAGCTGCCGGTTCCCCATGATTGCCCCGATCAGTGGGTGGTTGACTGCAAGGACGCGGGCAACGGCGAGAAGGCCCTTATCTATCTTGGCCGTTATCTGTACCGGGGTGTTATCCGGGAAAAAGACATCCTGCACTGCCGGGACGGCATGGTCACCTTCCGGTATCGCCATGCCAAAAGCGGAGAAGACCGGACCCGAACCGTCAAGGGCGAGTACTTCCTCTACCTGCTTATGCTCCATGTGCTGCCCCGAGGGTTTCGACGGGCAAGGTCGTATGGTTTTCTCCATGCATGCAGCAAAAAGCTGCTCCGCTTCCTGCAGCTGGTGCTGCGGGTCGCGCCATGGCGCGCCCTTGTCCGCAACCTGAAGCAACGGCCGGCTATCATCTGC is drawn from Desulfobulbaceae bacterium DB1 and contains these coding sequences:
- a CDS encoding recombinase encodes the protein MNTTMPQDSLFNKQYQKHLKCLKLGGLQPKTIDAYARAIRRIGNYFDCRIDNLNSGQLLDYFTELLDTHSWSAVKLDLYGLKFFYSGVLNKPWEDIPLIKPPKTSRIPDILSVEQTEQLFAATKTLSYKVFFFTCYSMGLRLGEGIRLTVGDIDAGNMRVHIRDAKGNKDRLVPLPDKTLRVLREFWAMHKHPRFLFPSRKRGLKNAHLVDLPLDRGGIQTTMQTVVRQLGIKKNLMPLPASQLCHPHAGGRG
- a CDS encoding IS91 family transposase; protein product: MLLSTIINKFRDSFFRTYNKNLLSGHIKALESMARCRYEHGPHMLARCSDHRCGERIYIPHSCGHRNCPHCQNHESRQWLESQLDKRLPCQYYLITFTLPGQMRDLAWKHQKTVYALMFRAVQDLLKSFTNNDKKLGGSAGFTAILHTHSRTLDYHPHIHVVMPGASINPQTGLWKEKSGKYLFSHKAMAKVFRAKLLQTLVENKLPVPHDCPDQWVVDCKDAGNGEKALIYLGRYLYRGVIREKDILHCRDGMVTFRYRHAKSGEDRTRTVKGEYFLYLLMLHVLPRGFRRARSYGFLHACSKKLLRFLQLVLRVAPWRALVRNLKQRPAIICPACGAAMVIAATMIARPPAMAAPLRQ